One segment of Candidatus Liberimonas magnetica DNA contains the following:
- a CDS encoding metallophosphoesterase produces MKIMVTSDLHGNTWKYEMLYKEACKVRSSIVINAGDMFPNDNNLYSQNEYIQNQINAHFKAFNSDRIHYLCFPGNDDLMVFDNLFQEVCDRYEYVKNIAQRRIQIEGYDFIGMNWVVDYPFLLKDRCRKDTEDSEIGFQKGTALHSTETGLKEIPNWKQYVATLPTIEEELEKLERPVNMQKAIYVTHMPPCNLELDVCINKERVGSEALYFFIRDNQPLLTLHGHIHESPAMTGCWKAQLDSTICIQAGQTEDLVYVVVDLVTMKCERVMV; encoded by the coding sequence ATGAAAATAATGGTAACTTCCGATCTACATGGTAACACATGGAAATATGAAATGCTCTATAAAGAAGCCTGCAAAGTGCGCTCCAGCATTGTTATCAACGCCGGAGATATGTTCCCTAATGATAATAATCTCTACAGCCAGAACGAATATATCCAAAACCAGATAAATGCGCATTTTAAGGCCTTTAACAGCGATAGAATTCACTACCTATGCTTTCCTGGCAACGATGATCTTATGGTATTTGATAACCTGTTTCAGGAAGTGTGCGATAGGTATGAATATGTCAAGAACATCGCTCAGCGTAGAATTCAAATTGAAGGGTATGATTTTATCGGAATGAATTGGGTAGTTGACTATCCGTTCCTACTCAAAGATAGGTGCCGGAAAGACACGGAGGATAGTGAAATAGGATTCCAGAAAGGCACGGCTCTGCATTCAACAGAAACCGGTTTAAAGGAAATTCCAAACTGGAAGCAATATGTAGCAACTCTTCCTACAATAGAAGAAGAGCTTGAGAAACTCGAGCGGCCGGTTAATATGCAAAAGGCAATCTATGTTACTCATATGCCGCCGTGTAATCTAGAGCTGGACGTTTGCATAAATAAAGAAAGAGTTGGTTCTGAAGCATTGTATTTTTTCATCAGAGACAATCAGCCTCTGTTAACCCTTCACGGTCATATTCATGAATCACCTGCCATGACAGGCTGCTGGAAGGCTCAATTAGATTCAACTATCTGCATCCAGGCAGGACAAACAGAGGATCTGGTCTACGTGGTGGTTGATTTAGTTACAATGAAATGCGAGCGAGTGATGGTATAA
- a CDS encoding sigma-70 family RNA polymerase sigma factor: MSNLNFFSLAQQAKQIKLLTETEIRELLKKDRDKALEIIILRTMRLVCNYVFRYMSFSKKYGIQLEDLYQTGCLALTLAVSKHSFNRGYFYHYVTKVIKAYIFNEIFSKNFGYSRRLCIKKMKLHQDINPTDSLEKIILDNTEDGHPLLLQDIIPSQEDSNAYLIMEVNNLLSKLSRDQKAPHKLSREVIELRYSIGPNRRYLNKPMSHVEVGHILNISKETVRKIELKTIEYLRTL, from the coding sequence ATGAGCAATTTGAACTTTTTTTCACTTGCACAACAAGCTAAACAAATAAAACTTCTTACCGAAACAGAAATAAGGGAGCTTTTAAAGAAAGACAGAGACAAGGCATTAGAGATTATAATTTTAAGAACAATGAGGCTTGTTTGCAACTATGTGTTCCGCTATATGAGCTTCTCTAAAAAATACGGGATTCAGCTCGAGGATCTTTACCAAACAGGGTGCCTCGCGCTAACTTTAGCCGTCTCAAAACATTCTTTTAATCGAGGATACTTCTATCATTATGTGACGAAAGTAATAAAGGCCTATATTTTCAATGAAATTTTTTCTAAGAACTTTGGATATTCGAGAAGGCTATGTATTAAGAAAATGAAACTACATCAGGACATAAATCCAACAGATTCGTTAGAAAAGATAATATTGGACAACACTGAGGATGGTCATCCACTATTATTACAGGATATTATTCCAAGTCAGGAAGACAGTAATGCGTACCTTATAATGGAAGTCAATAACTTGCTTTCTAAGTTAAGTAGGGATCAAAAGGCACCTCATAAATTGTCTCGGGAAGTAATAGAACTACGCTATTCGATAGGTCCCAATAGGCGGTATTTAAACAAACCAATGAGTCATGTCGAAGTTGGCCATATCTTAAACATCTCAAAAGAAACGGTCAGAAAGATCGAGTTAAAGACAATTGAATATTTACGCACTCTTTAA
- a CDS encoding helix-turn-helix domain-containing protein: MEDELLTPQEVADNYLKCDIRTLRRYINKDLPVVRISPRCIRILKSELIKWINKRKGNS, translated from the coding sequence ATGGAAGATGAACTGTTAACACCCCAAGAAGTAGCTGATAACTACTTGAAATGCGATATTCGGACCCTTAGGAGATACATAAACAAAGATCTCCCTGTGGTTAGAATATCACCCAGGTGCATACGTATTCTTAAATCAGAGTTGATTAAATGGATAAATAAAAGAAAAGGAAATAGTTAG